A genomic region of Rhodococcus oxybenzonivorans contains the following coding sequences:
- a CDS encoding flavodoxin domain-containing protein: MKLGAISILFGTESGNAELVADDIAGTFNDAGVKAEVVAMEDVDVADLSETETIAVITSTYGEGELPAMAAPFQQALLDARPDLSALRFAAFGLGDSTYETYNNAIGVLVKDLTALGARQIGETGRHDAVSGEPFTDIAVAWARNIVAEL, from the coding sequence ATGAAATTGGGCGCAATCAGCATCCTGTTCGGTACCGAATCCGGCAACGCCGAACTCGTCGCCGACGATATCGCCGGTACCTTCAATGACGCCGGAGTGAAAGCCGAAGTTGTTGCAATGGAGGACGTCGACGTCGCTGACCTTTCCGAGACAGAGACGATCGCCGTCATCACTTCCACCTATGGCGAGGGGGAATTGCCTGCGATGGCAGCGCCGTTTCAGCAGGCCCTTCTCGATGCCCGGCCCGACCTTTCCGCGTTGCGGTTCGCCGCCTTCGGGCTCGGTGACAGCACTTACGAAACCTACAACAACGCGATCGGTGTCCTCGTCAAGGATCTGACCGCGCTCGGTGCACGCCAGATCGGCGAGACCGGCCGACACGACGCTGTCAGCGGAGAGCCGTTCACTGATATCGCGGTCGCCTGGGCCAGAAACATCGTCGCGGAGTTGTGA
- a CDS encoding FAD-dependent oxidoreductase: MTASPLLTLFRPTVAVIGSGPSGCYTAQFLRKELPDAEISIFEALPVPYGLARYGVAADHQGTKAVTRQFDRMFERGAINFVGNTRIGVDVRFEDITSAFDIVVVATGLPSDRPLPIPHDEAAHVIGAGGLLRALNAYPGEVASWDTSLGRELGEQIIVVGNGNVAIDVVRLLTKPSRHFTGSDIHDPALELLRPAPPRSVRVLGRSSAANVKFDLAMLRELCNIDSVDIRTEGLDASTTGPVADLLRDQLRASHNSDGEHTGRTRVTFHFETVPAAVRHQDGRTILDVIRASGEQDSFAADTVITAIGFCQADEARDDVPAKTWSGSHVYRVGWLERGGRGNIAENRKHAQAVARGIVSDFAEGRIPHRDGGGLRAILPQLGLSTSFAGWQAIDEAERKTANANRCRRKITDLNQMISIASDSAIRDRHLTPDCTGIYTTRGA, encoded by the coding sequence GTGACCGCTAGTCCGCTACTTACGCTGTTCAGGCCCACCGTCGCTGTCATAGGCAGTGGCCCGTCGGGCTGCTATACAGCACAGTTCCTGCGCAAGGAGCTGCCGGACGCCGAGATCAGCATCTTTGAGGCGCTCCCGGTGCCTTACGGGCTGGCCCGCTACGGGGTTGCGGCCGACCATCAGGGCACCAAGGCGGTCACCCGGCAGTTCGACCGCATGTTCGAGCGCGGCGCGATCAACTTCGTCGGGAACACCCGGATTGGGGTGGACGTTCGCTTCGAAGACATCACCAGTGCCTTCGACATCGTGGTCGTCGCGACCGGCCTGCCGAGCGATCGCCCCCTCCCCATCCCGCATGACGAGGCCGCCCACGTCATCGGGGCGGGTGGACTGCTGCGTGCCCTGAATGCGTACCCCGGGGAAGTTGCGTCCTGGGACACCTCGCTAGGCAGGGAGCTGGGCGAGCAGATCATCGTGGTCGGAAACGGCAATGTGGCGATTGACGTCGTGCGTTTGCTCACGAAACCGTCTCGGCACTTCACCGGCTCCGACATCCACGACCCTGCACTCGAGCTGCTGCGCCCGGCACCGCCACGTTCGGTCCGCGTCCTGGGCCGATCATCGGCGGCAAACGTGAAGTTCGACCTCGCGATGCTGCGCGAACTCTGCAACATCGACAGCGTTGACATCCGAACCGAGGGACTTGACGCATCCACGACAGGCCCTGTCGCGGATCTGCTGCGTGACCAGCTACGCGCGAGTCACAACTCCGACGGAGAACACACAGGCAGAACACGGGTGACGTTCCACTTCGAGACCGTGCCCGCCGCTGTCCGGCACCAGGACGGGCGCACCATCCTTGACGTCATCCGCGCATCTGGCGAGCAGGACTCCTTCGCCGCAGACACGGTTATTACCGCGATCGGTTTCTGCCAGGCCGACGAGGCTCGCGACGACGTACCAGCGAAGACCTGGTCGGGTTCGCACGTCTATCGGGTCGGCTGGCTCGAGCGAGGCGGGCGCGGCAATATCGCCGAGAACCGGAAGCACGCGCAGGCGGTAGCCAGAGGGATTGTCAGCGATTTCGCCGAGGGACGCATCCCGCACCGAGACGGCGGGGGGCTGAGGGCCATCCTGCCGCAGCTGGGATTGTCCACGAGCTTCGCCGGGTGGCAGGCGATCGACGAGGCCGAACGAAAAACCGCGAATGCCAATCGCTGCCGCCGCAAGATCACCGACCTCAACCAGATGATCTCGATCGCCAGCGACAGTGCCATCCGCGATCGGCATCTCACCCCGGACTGCACGGGAATCTACACGACAAGAGGAGCATGA
- a CDS encoding enoyl-CoA hydratase/isomerase family protein codes for MRDGLAWVTLNRPAALNALDQEVMDGLLEVLDSLARDRSVRCVGLRGAGRAFANWPRNRTSTPVNCGHRSRAR; via the coding sequence GTGCGCGATGGCCTCGCATGGGTCACCCTCAATCGTCCGGCCGCCTTGAATGCCCTGGATCAGGAGGTCATGGATGGGTTGCTCGAGGTCTTGGACTCGCTCGCACGTGACCGTTCCGTGCGGTGCGTTGGCCTTCGTGGTGCCGGTCGTGCCTTCGCGAATTGGCCGCGGAACCGGACGTCGACACCAGTCAACTGCGGCCATCGTTCACGGGCACGTTGA
- a CDS encoding transposase, whose translation MQRIKPTTATDACRRDLAKDVLADLRRIDSNIKANEAQMRDAVAATTTTLQEVHGINTVLAAKLLGHIGNITRFPSADHFAGSTGTAPLAASSGENTRHRLNTGGNRQLNSVLHTIAVCQARDPGPGRVYYQRKLDEGKTRAEARRALKRRLANVLYRRMLRDQQHAPPTAA comes from the coding sequence ATGCAACGGATCAAACCGACCACCGCCACCGACGCCTGCCGCCGGGACTTGGCCAAGGACGTGCTTGCCGACCTCCGGCGCATCGATTCGAACATCAAAGCCAACGAAGCTCAGATGCGCGACGCAGTCGCCGCCACGACGACGACTCTGCAGGAAGTCCACGGAATCAACACCGTCCTTGCCGCCAAACTTCTCGGCCACATCGGGAACATCACCCGATTCCCCTCGGCCGATCACTTCGCCGGCTCCACCGGCACCGCTCCTCTCGCAGCGTCGAGCGGCGAGAACACACGCCACCGGCTCAATACCGGTGGCAATCGTCAACTCAATTCCGTGCTGCACACCATCGCCGTCTGCCAAGCCCGCGACCCAGGGCCCGGCCGCGTCTATTACCAGCGCAAACTCGACGAAGGCAAGACACGAGCCGAAGCCCGGCGCGCACTCAAACGCCGCCTCGCGAACGTCCTCTATCGCCGAATGCTCAGGGACCAACAACACGCACCACCTACGGCTGCTTGA
- a CDS encoding IS110 family transposase, which translates to MGTDHESKISVYGGIDTHKDTHHVAVIDEHGRPLGDRGFGATGAGYRKVIDYLRGFGVVVAVAVEGTGSYGAELARILRRAGMTVLEVARPDRRARRLHGKSDPLDAFQAAVTALSGRGLATPKDRDGLVESMRILLTERSSARKARGAAMNQIHALLVTAPEQIRAT; encoded by the coding sequence GTGGGCACCGACCACGAGAGCAAGATCAGCGTCTATGGGGGAATCGACACCCACAAGGACACCCATCACGTCGCGGTCATCGACGAACACGGACGGCCACTCGGTGACCGCGGGTTCGGCGCCACCGGCGCCGGCTACCGGAAGGTCATCGATTATCTCCGCGGTTTCGGCGTCGTCGTCGCGGTCGCGGTGGAGGGCACCGGCAGCTACGGCGCCGAACTGGCGCGCATACTGCGCCGTGCCGGGATGACCGTTCTCGAGGTCGCACGGCCCGACCGCCGTGCACGCCGCCTGCACGGCAAGTCCGACCCGCTCGACGCGTTCCAGGCGGCCGTCACTGCACTGTCCGGGCGCGGGCTGGCGACCCCGAAAGACCGCGACGGGCTTGTCGAATCGATGCGGATCCTGCTCACCGAGCGTTCCTCGGCTCGCAAGGCGCGAGGCGCGGCGATGAACCAGATCCATGCTCTGTTGGTGACCGCACCGGAACAGATACGCGCGACCTAA
- a CDS encoding IS110 family transposase: protein MRHQQHTSDIDGIDTRLGELAAQVNPALLQLPGVGPLVASQLLVACGDNPERLSSEQQFAALCGTAPIPASSGKHQRHRLSRGGDRTAQLRDPSHRARANVRR, encoded by the coding sequence GTGCGCCATCAGCAGCACACGTCCGACATCGATGGCATCGACACCCGGCTCGGTGAGTTGGCAGCCCAAGTCAACCCGGCCTTATTGCAGCTGCCCGGCGTCGGCCCCCTCGTCGCCAGCCAGCTTCTGGTCGCCTGCGGTGACAACCCCGAACGACTGAGCAGCGAGCAGCAGTTCGCCGCGCTGTGCGGAACTGCACCCATCCCCGCATCGTCGGGCAAGCATCAGCGGCACCGGCTCTCCCGGGGCGGTGACCGCACCGCCCAACTCCGCGATCCATCGCATCGTGCTCGTGCGAATGTCCGCCGGTGA
- a CDS encoding phenylacetate--CoA ligase family protein, producing MSVPDSDVWNAVETVDRSELIAKQNAVLPERIEKAYVEGGLYRKMYDAAGVSPGDYGSRADLGRLPLVSKDMVRAFRAETGDPYGGLSSGVVPGASISHGSGTSGTPTLQVSSPADRETVADELASMFWMAGAREGTRILTMQNFGVRVELTLPLAAFKIGAVHILPDLGSASVDQLEFLRPEVTWAYPGWLDGLSAAAAKSGRKLDAVLDSLETLWWGGRYLSPLKRSRLQEQVGATIYEMGGMGDVGLHTSSCSAQDGMHIREDLFVVETIDPDSGQPLTDGSPGELVFTSLWDEGMNHVRWRSDDIGMVKSEPCSCGRTSARIFQLGRVWERTVVDGVLVMPGQVDDILYDVTEQDVPFQLVRSADGSRPAFLRVAVPSDGGVSVDDLGATVCSRLGVELEVRATTTEELVGSAGAKYAHKYAQVKDE from the coding sequence ATGAGTGTCCCAGACAGTGACGTGTGGAACGCGGTGGAAACGGTCGACCGGTCCGAGCTGATCGCGAAACAAAATGCGGTTCTGCCGGAACGAATCGAGAAAGCCTACGTAGAGGGCGGTCTCTACCGGAAAATGTACGATGCCGCCGGAGTCTCGCCAGGCGACTACGGCTCCCGCGCCGATCTCGGCCGGCTTCCGCTGGTCTCGAAGGACATGGTCCGCGCCTTCCGGGCGGAGACCGGCGACCCCTACGGTGGGTTGTCCTCGGGTGTGGTTCCGGGCGCCTCGATCAGCCATGGCTCGGGCACGTCCGGCACCCCGACGCTACAGGTCAGCTCGCCCGCCGATCGGGAGACGGTGGCCGACGAGCTGGCGTCGATGTTCTGGATGGCCGGGGCGCGCGAGGGGACGCGGATTTTGACTATGCAGAATTTCGGCGTCCGGGTCGAGCTCACCCTACCGTTGGCCGCGTTCAAGATCGGCGCGGTGCACATCCTGCCCGACCTCGGCTCAGCCTCGGTCGACCAGCTGGAGTTCCTGCGCCCGGAGGTCACCTGGGCCTATCCGGGCTGGCTTGACGGCCTCTCGGCTGCCGCGGCCAAGTCGGGTCGCAAACTGGACGCGGTGCTGGACTCCCTGGAGACGCTGTGGTGGGGCGGGCGGTACCTGTCGCCGCTGAAGCGGTCCCGGCTGCAGGAGCAGGTCGGCGCCACCATCTACGAGATGGGCGGGATGGGCGACGTCGGCCTGCACACGAGCTCGTGCTCCGCCCAGGACGGCATGCACATCCGCGAGGATCTGTTCGTCGTGGAGACCATCGATCCCGACTCCGGACAGCCGTTGACCGACGGGAGTCCGGGCGAGCTGGTGTTCACCTCGCTCTGGGATGAGGGCATGAATCACGTCCGCTGGCGTTCCGACGACATCGGCATGGTCAAGAGCGAGCCGTGCTCGTGCGGACGCACCTCGGCCCGCATCTTCCAGCTGGGCCGGGTCTGGGAGCGCACGGTCGTGGACGGCGTGCTGGTGATGCCAGGGCAGGTCGATGACATCCTCTACGACGTCACCGAGCAGGACGTCCCGTTCCAGCTGGTGCGCAGCGCCGACGGCAGCAGGCCCGCTTTCCTGCGGGTCGCCGTACCCAGCGATGGCGGCGTGAGCGTGGACGATCTCGGTGCGACCGTGTGTTCCCGGCTCGGTGTCGAGCTCGAAGTGCGAGCGACAACGACCGAGGAACTGGTCGGTTCGGCCGGCGCCAAATATGCCCACAAATACGCCCAGGTGAAGGACGAATAG
- a CDS encoding AMP-binding protein → MPSNAIETARAAIVAPEGTGMGRLTLTDIAEEHARSRPNEMAAICQQHRITYAELNVRANRLAAWLLAQNVAPGDRILWLGQNCHRILEGILAAAKIGAVFCPANWRGSAEEFAFVLEDLQPTVVFWQETEVGDKTRAARGSVSVNAVWVRHDTDEPGGYEDVLRSGSGDHAYGEADPDAPVLLLYTAAWEGKPNGAMIPHRAIIAHNLIWAWLSDIDPAYCYLNCGPLFHVATMYPMMATFHMGGKNVFLSRADPREICETVDRERCNGAFIIEPTISKILALDDLERYDLHSLKVWPTLNPEWVQITSPDASLWGRGGATGYGQTECMGLLTAAGLGGQGAHGRPVPGVQVRLLTPGGDEVGVGEVGEISARGLTVMVGYHNRPELNARRFENGWYRTGDLGRREPDGSLSFVGPRGRMVKSGAENIYVAEVEVCIATHPDVQEVGIIGVPDEQWGQRVTAIVVADPAAGVTETAVIEHCRTRLATYKKPSVVVIRPQPLPRTGAGIDYDALDEQYGGGGYPGSEQFRRNARF, encoded by the coding sequence ATGCCCAGCAACGCGATAGAAACCGCCCGGGCCGCCATCGTGGCGCCCGAGGGCACTGGCATGGGCCGCCTGACGCTAACCGACATCGCCGAGGAACATGCGCGCAGCCGCCCGAACGAGATGGCGGCGATCTGCCAGCAGCACCGGATCACCTACGCCGAGCTCAATGTGCGCGCCAACCGTCTGGCCGCGTGGTTGCTCGCCCAGAACGTGGCGCCGGGTGATCGTATCCTGTGGCTCGGGCAGAACTGCCACCGGATTCTGGAGGGCATCTTGGCTGCCGCGAAGATCGGTGCCGTGTTCTGCCCGGCCAACTGGCGGGGCAGCGCGGAGGAATTTGCGTTCGTGCTCGAGGACCTGCAGCCGACCGTGGTGTTCTGGCAGGAGACCGAGGTCGGCGACAAGACGCGCGCGGCCCGCGGTTCGGTATCGGTGAATGCGGTGTGGGTGCGGCACGACACCGACGAGCCGGGCGGATACGAAGACGTTCTGCGGTCTGGGTCCGGTGACCACGCTTACGGGGAGGCGGACCCGGACGCGCCGGTCCTGCTGCTGTACACCGCCGCCTGGGAAGGCAAGCCCAACGGTGCGATGATCCCGCACCGCGCGATCATCGCGCACAACCTGATATGGGCCTGGCTCTCGGATATCGATCCAGCTTACTGCTATCTCAATTGTGGTCCGCTTTTCCACGTGGCCACGATGTATCCAATGATGGCCACGTTCCACATGGGTGGCAAAAACGTCTTCCTGTCCCGTGCCGATCCTCGTGAGATCTGCGAAACCGTGGACCGGGAACGGTGCAACGGGGCGTTTATCATCGAGCCGACGATCTCGAAGATTCTCGCGCTCGACGATCTCGAGAGGTACGACCTGCACTCGCTCAAGGTGTGGCCGACGCTCAACCCCGAGTGGGTCCAGATCACCTCGCCGGACGCCAGCCTGTGGGGACGGGGCGGCGCCACAGGCTACGGCCAGACCGAGTGCATGGGGCTGCTCACTGCGGCCGGTCTCGGCGGGCAGGGGGCGCACGGGCGGCCTGTTCCCGGCGTGCAGGTCCGCCTGCTCACCCCGGGCGGCGACGAGGTGGGTGTGGGTGAGGTCGGCGAGATCAGCGCCCGGGGCCTGACCGTCATGGTCGGCTACCACAACCGGCCGGAACTGAACGCGCGTCGCTTCGAGAACGGCTGGTACCGGACCGGGGACCTGGGCCGGCGCGAGCCCGACGGCTCACTGTCGTTCGTTGGCCCCCGAGGCCGCATGGTCAAGTCGGGGGCGGAGAACATCTACGTCGCCGAGGTCGAGGTCTGCATCGCCACGCATCCGGACGTGCAGGAGGTCGGCATCATCGGCGTCCCGGACGAGCAGTGGGGGCAGCGGGTCACGGCCATCGTGGTGGCCGACCCGGCAGCCGGGGTGACCGAGACCGCCGTCATCGAGCACTGCCGGACCCGGCTGGCCACCTACAAGAAGCCCTCCGTCGTGGTGATCCGGCCGCAGCCGTTACCCCGCACAGGTGCCGGGATCGACTACGACGCGCTGGACGAGCAGTACGGCGGTGGGGGCTACCCGGGTTCCGAGCAATTCCGCCGGAACGCGCGCTTCTGA
- a CDS encoding Zn-ribbon domain-containing OB-fold protein, which produces MTLKTEYRNGPVPCDVPVERPYWESCREHVMRIQACDACGNYRFYPGYVCDRCGSTALTWTPVSGRGEVHTFSIVHRPAAGFADSPYAWALIELEEGAVMASNVVGCPVEDIHIGMAVEVVYDDLTAEWTVPRFRPSEKGA; this is translated from the coding sequence ATGACCCTCAAGACCGAATACCGGAACGGTCCGGTTCCTTGTGACGTTCCGGTCGAACGCCCGTACTGGGAAAGCTGCCGCGAGCACGTGATGCGTATCCAGGCGTGCGACGCCTGCGGCAACTACCGGTTCTATCCCGGCTATGTCTGCGATCGGTGCGGCAGCACCGCGCTGACCTGGACTCCCGTCAGCGGCCGGGGCGAGGTGCACACGTTCAGCATCGTGCACCGTCCCGCCGCGGGATTCGCCGACAGCCCCTATGCGTGGGCGCTCATCGAACTCGAAGAAGGCGCCGTGATGGCGTCGAACGTCGTCGGCTGCCCGGTCGAAGACATCCATATCGGCATGGCGGTCGAGGTGGTCTACGACGACCTCACCGCGGAGTGGACCGTGCCCAGGTTCCGGCCGTCGGAGAAAGGGGCCTAG
- a CDS encoding thiolase family protein — protein MAEELAVIVGTGTTRFARVRPDTDQLGLMVEASLAAIEDAGLKTTDIDGIVAYGGNIDDRLEIQMSEHLGLYETPVFASIDAGGGGSGHHVEFARHALRRGRARHILCVTGFQESSWGKPTKHASGSVEDLAGASGTSGPTAHFVNTERPYGGTLPAHYGAIAQRHMHQYGTTPEHLAAVAHAIRANGSLNPEAINRNAPSIEEILASPMISTPLTKLMCCLINDGAAAFVMTTADRARDLPHKPVYVLGTGAGALGYSPNILAKGSNGYDLVNTMGKVAADEAFKEGGLKPSDVDVVTLCDNFAITPLLALEDYGFCAKGEGGDFVGDGSRLKIGGELPVNPHGGWLSCSHAGIFHTNLVEAVRQLQGVCGERQVDGAEVALHGANGGSLNTHSCVLLANGAS, from the coding sequence GTGGCTGAGGAACTCGCCGTCATTGTCGGGACCGGGACCACGCGGTTCGCCCGCGTCCGCCCGGATACCGACCAGCTCGGCCTGATGGTCGAGGCATCGCTCGCAGCAATTGAGGATGCGGGCCTGAAGACGACCGACATCGACGGCATCGTGGCTTACGGCGGCAACATCGACGACCGCCTGGAAATCCAGATGAGCGAGCATCTAGGTCTCTACGAGACGCCGGTGTTCGCCTCGATAGACGCCGGCGGCGGAGGGTCCGGGCACCACGTCGAGTTCGCCCGCCACGCGCTGCGCCGGGGCCGGGCCCGACACATCCTGTGCGTCACCGGCTTCCAGGAAAGCTCGTGGGGCAAGCCCACCAAACACGCCAGCGGCTCGGTCGAGGACCTGGCTGGCGCCTCTGGCACCAGCGGCCCGACCGCGCACTTCGTCAATACCGAGCGCCCCTATGGCGGCACGCTGCCGGCGCACTACGGCGCGATCGCCCAGCGGCACATGCACCAGTACGGCACCACGCCCGAGCACCTGGCTGCCGTGGCACACGCCATCCGGGCCAACGGTTCGCTCAACCCTGAGGCGATCAACCGGAATGCGCCGAGCATCGAGGAGATCCTGGCCTCACCGATGATCTCCACCCCACTGACCAAGCTGATGTGTTGCCTGATCAACGACGGTGCCGCCGCGTTTGTCATGACCACGGCCGACCGGGCGCGGGACCTACCCCACAAGCCGGTCTACGTGCTGGGCACGGGCGCCGGGGCGCTGGGTTACTCGCCCAACATCCTGGCCAAGGGCAGCAACGGCTACGACCTGGTCAACACCATGGGCAAGGTCGCGGCCGACGAGGCGTTCAAGGAGGGCGGGCTGAAGCCCAGCGATGTCGACGTGGTCACCCTGTGCGACAACTTCGCCATCACCCCGCTGTTGGCGCTGGAGGACTACGGCTTCTGCGCCAAGGGCGAGGGCGGTGACTTCGTCGGGGACGGGAGCAGGTTGAAGATCGGCGGCGAGTTGCCGGTCAATCCGCACGGTGGCTGGCTCTCGTGCAGCCATGCCGGCATCTTCCACACGAACCTGGTCGAGGCGGTGCGCCAGCTCCAGGGAGTGTGCGGCGAGCGCCAGGTCGACGGGGCCGAGGTCGCCCTGCACGGCGCCAACGGCGGCTCGTTGAACACCCACTCCTGCGTGCTGCTGGCGAACGGGGCGTCATGA
- a CDS encoding alpha/beta fold hydrolase produces MTPAVDATRMRIPSGDVTLVADAFGDPGDIPVVLLHGGGQTRHSWRDTAAALAKAGWYAVAVDQRGHGESGWSSDRRYDLQRFAADVVSVADHIGRPPVLVGASLGGNAALSALGRYPELALGLVMVDVSPFLQPKGRERILGFMTGYPAGFASLDEVADAVAAYLPHRPRPRNLEGLRKNLRERDGRLFWHWDPELMRRQTDDAVQRDVLLDPARLGAAANSLRIPTLLVRGAESDVLSQQDARRFLELVPHVDFREVAGAHHMVAGDDNTAFGSVLDEFLQQRIRRRYELLAEQKPDN; encoded by the coding sequence ATGACCCCGGCCGTGGACGCGACACGTATGAGGATCCCCAGCGGCGACGTGACGCTGGTGGCCGATGCATTCGGCGACCCGGGCGACATCCCTGTGGTTCTGCTGCACGGCGGCGGACAGACCCGCCATTCCTGGCGGGACACCGCCGCCGCGCTGGCCAAGGCGGGGTGGTACGCCGTCGCGGTCGACCAGCGCGGACACGGCGAGAGCGGCTGGTCCTCGGACCGTCGCTACGACCTGCAGCGATTCGCAGCGGATGTGGTCAGCGTCGCCGACCATATCGGCCGGCCACCGGTTCTGGTCGGGGCCTCGCTCGGCGGTAACGCCGCGCTGTCCGCGCTGGGCCGCTACCCGGAGCTGGCGCTCGGGCTGGTGATGGTCGACGTCTCGCCGTTCCTGCAACCGAAGGGACGAGAACGGATCCTGGGGTTCATGACCGGTTACCCGGCCGGCTTCGCCTCATTGGATGAGGTGGCCGACGCGGTCGCCGCCTACCTGCCGCACCGGCCCCGCCCGCGCAACCTGGAAGGGCTGCGCAAGAACCTGCGTGAGCGTGACGGACGGCTCTTCTGGCACTGGGATCCCGAGTTGATGCGGAGGCAGACCGACGACGCGGTCCAGCGGGACGTCCTGCTGGACCCGGCCCGCCTCGGCGCGGCGGCCAACTCGCTGCGGATTCCCACCTTGCTGGTGCGTGGGGCTGAGTCGGACGTGCTGAGTCAGCAGGACGCGCGGCGATTCCTCGAGCTCGTGCCGCACGTCGACTTCCGTGAGGTGGCCGGCGCCCATCACATGGTCGCCGGTGATGACAACACGGCATTTGGCTCGGTACTCGACGAATTCCTGCAACAGAGGATACGTCGCAGATATGAGCTGCTCGCTGAACAGAAGCCCGACAACTGA
- a CDS encoding alpha/beta hydrolase, whose protein sequence is MKRFFRELEGAGVKPMHEGSPDAARAQIRDVAMLNGIGPVMHRVTDDSVAVAGGGSVPVRILVPVARPRAVIVYYHGGGWIGGSIDSSETIARKLAERTASAFVLVGYRLAPENPYPAAVEDAYAALQWVSSRLGEIAGGEVPLIVAGDDAGGNLAAVVALRARDQHGPSIDRQILVCPILGFEADRSTPLDGENLWVGPETIEWFWEQYLPDGGRDQAHASPLLATDLGGLPPAIVVTAEHSPARAGAEQYAQRLRQAGVAVDLQLYHGQIHGFFNTLMLPQGERAFQQVIKAIRARSVRPAPSTL, encoded by the coding sequence TTGAAGAGGTTCTTCCGCGAGTTGGAAGGCGCCGGGGTGAAGCCGATGCACGAGGGTAGCCCGGACGCGGCCCGCGCGCAGATTCGAGATGTGGCGATGCTGAACGGAATCGGTCCCGTGATGCACCGGGTGACCGATGACAGCGTTGCGGTGGCGGGCGGCGGATCGGTTCCGGTCCGGATCTTGGTGCCTGTGGCGCGGCCCCGAGCGGTGATCGTCTACTACCACGGCGGCGGCTGGATCGGCGGCTCTATCGACTCGTCGGAGACGATCGCCCGCAAGCTGGCCGAGCGCACGGCCAGTGCGTTCGTCCTGGTGGGCTACCGGCTGGCGCCGGAGAACCCGTACCCCGCCGCCGTCGAGGACGCGTACGCGGCGTTGCAATGGGTGTCGAGCCGGCTGGGCGAGATCGCTGGTGGCGAGGTGCCGCTGATCGTGGCCGGGGACGACGCGGGCGGCAACCTCGCGGCTGTGGTCGCGCTGCGGGCCCGCGACCAGCACGGACCTTCGATCGACCGCCAGATCCTGGTCTGCCCGATTCTGGGCTTCGAGGCCGATCGGTCCACCCCGCTGGACGGCGAGAACCTGTGGGTCGGCCCCGAGACGATCGAATGGTTCTGGGAGCAGTACCTGCCCGACGGCGGCCGGGACCAGGCGCACGCGTCGCCGTTGCTGGCGACCGATCTCGGCGGCCTGCCGCCGGCCATTGTGGTGACGGCCGAGCACTCGCCGGCCCGGGCCGGCGCCGAGCAGTACGCGCAGCGGCTGCGGCAGGCCGGCGTCGCTGTCGATCTCCAGCTTTACCACGGGCAGATTCACGGCTTTTTCAACACGCTCATGCTGCCCCAGGGCGAGCGGGCCTTCCAGCAGGTCATCAAAGCCATCCGAGCACGTTCCGTTAGGCCGGCTCCGTCGACGCTCTGA